The Episyrphus balteatus chromosome 4, idEpiBalt1.1, whole genome shotgun sequence genome includes a window with the following:
- the LOC129919707 gene encoding syntaxin-18: MDKTHIFKACIKAVKDDTQHPILDKNRILQTRPRDEFAKQAKDACNKITTLRNVLLENRSAYMKIGMHLKSSAQMTDGQRDLIDRESEKFVNFYTVHLAQLRSDWKKIKRKRQHQQHIEVVLDLLTEYLKNVYDIFLEQKKYRVQHELDSYRLLKLASDKKKIPVRPGGEIVKKPLMSKLSSGSSEEYIPNGSNDDHEQRHYSSANGRDRSSYRGLDSENDEDDDDDDDDDFDGEPTRIRELDRIKRKLETNDEAKVALDEDIQKSQQLVDEEAKELSPEDIQMFEEENVQLFHELQGLSEEVELIEKNVVDIAQLQDIFTEKVSLQKHNIERIANAVIGATENVKDANEQIKQAIQRNAGLRVWSLFFLLVMSFALLFLDWYYD; this comes from the exons ATGGACAAAACCCACATTTTCAAGGCTTGCATTAAAGCCGTCAAAGACGACACACAACATCCAATTCTAGATAAAAATCGTATCCTCCAAACTCGTCCACGAGATGAATTTGCCAAACAGGCCAAAGATGCTTGTAACAAAATTACAACTCTCCGAAATGTTTTGCTAGAAAATCGTTCAGCTTATATGAAAATTGGTATGCATCTAAAATCTTCAGCTCAAATGACCGATGGTCAGCGAGATCTAATCGATAGAGAATCAGAAAAGTTTGTAAATTTCTATACTGTGCATTTGGCTCAATTGCGCAGCGATTGGAAGAAAATCAAACGAAAACGACAACATCAACAACACATTGAAGTTGTTTTAGATTTGTTGActgaatatttgaaaaatgtttatgatattttcttggaacaaaaaaagtatagaGTTCAACATGAATTAGATAGTTATAGATTGCTCAAATTGGCTTCGGATAAGAAAAAAATCCCAGTTAGACCTGGCGGGGAGATTGTCAAGAAGCCATTGATGAGTAAATTATCGTCAGGTTCTAGCGAAGAATATATTCCTAATGGTAGCAATGATGACCATGAACAACGACACTATTCGTCAGCGAATGGTAGAGATCGTTCTTCCTATCGTGGATTAGATTCTGAgaatgatgaagatgatgatgacgatgatgatgatgattttgatGGTGAACCAACAAGAATAAGGGAATTGGATAGAATTAAACGAAAATTAGAAACAAATGACGAAGCAAAAGTAGCACTCGATGAAGACATTCAGAAATCTCAGCAATTAGTTGATGAGGAAGCAAAAGAATTGAGTCCCGAGGACATTCAAATGTTTGAAGAGGAGAATGTTCAGCTCTTCCATGAATTGCAGGGATTATCTGAAGAAGTAGAGTTAATTGAGAAGAATGTAGTTGATATCGCACAGTTGCAGGATATTTTCACAGAGAAG GTATCTTTACAAAAACATAATATTGAGAGAATTGCTAATGCAGTTATAGGCGCCACAGAAAATGTCAAGGATGCCAATGAACAGATTAAGCAAGCTATACAACGCAATGCAGGCCTTAGAGTTTGGTCGTTATTCTTTTTGTTAGTTATGTCATTTGCTTTGTTATTTTTAGATTGGTACtatgattaa
- the LOC129918702 gene encoding transketolase-like protein 2, translated as MSYHKPESKTIQELKDIAHRLRIHSISATEASKSGHPTSCASIAEIMSVLFFNTMRLNLKEPRDPSSDRFILSKGHAAPILYAAWAEAGLFPISELQNLRKIDSDLEGHPTPRLNFIDVGTGSLGQGVAVAAGMSYVGKNLDKADYRTYVVVGDGESAEGSIWESLHFAGHYKLDNLCVVFDVNRLGQSEPTSLQHQMEVYRKRLDAFGFNALVVDGHDVEELCKAFAEAASTKNKPTAIIAKTFKGKFFPNIEDLDNWHGKPLGAKAAETIKHLQGLIVTEQRTLRPQSPVKAKPAPQVNIKNVQLSSPPAYKLGEQVATRLAYGTALAKIGANNDRVVALDGDTKNSTFSDKLKNAFPERYIECFIAEQNLVGVAIGAACRDRTIAFASTFATFFTRAFDQIRMGAISQTNVNFVGSHCGVSIGEDGPSQMGLEDIAMFRTVPGSTIFYPSDAVSCERAVELAANTKGICFIRTSRPNTAIIYPNEEPFVIGKGKIVKKSGQDHVLLIGAGITLYECLKAAALLEKSGVHARVLDPFTIKPIDAALILENGRACGGRIVVVEDHYREGGLGEAVSGVVAEHRDFVVKHLYVPAVPRSGPSDVLIDMFGISANKIVTAVTEVLKL; from the exons ATGTCGTACCATAAGCCAGAAAGTAAAACCATTCAGGAATTGAAGGATATTGCTCATCGTCTTCGTATCCATTCGATTTCTGCAACTGAGGCTTCCAAGTCCGG ACATCCAACATCATGCGCATCCATTGCAGAAATAATGTCGGTTCTCTTCTTCAATACAATGCGTCTCAATTTGAAGGAACCACGTGATCCATCCAGTGATCGTTTTATTCTATCCAAGGGTCATGCTGCCCCAATTTTGTACGCTGCTTGGGCAGAGGCTGGCCTCTTCCCAATTTCAGAATTGCAAAATCTTCGTAAGATCGACAGTGATCTCGAAGGACATCCAACACCACGTTTGAATTTCATCGATGTGGGTACTGGTTCATTGGGACAGGgtgttgctgttgctgctggTATGTCCTATGTTGGCAAGAACCTTGATAAGGCTGATTATAG gaCTTACGTGGTTGTCGGTGATGGTGAATCAGCTGAAGGATCAATTTGGGAATCTCTCCACTTTGCCGGACACTACAAATTAGATAATCTCTGTGTTGTCTTCGATGTTAACCGTTTGGGACAATCAGAACCAACTTCCCTGCAACATCAAATGGAAGTTTATCGCAAGCGATTGGATGCTTTCGGATTCAATGCATTGGTTGTTGATGGACACGATGTCGAGGAATTGTGCAAGGCATTCGCTGAGGCTGCAAGCACCAAGAACAAACCAACTGCCATCATTGCCAAGACTTTCAAGGGTAAATTCTTCCCCAACATTGAGGATTTGGATAACTGGCATGGAAAGCCATTGGGAGCTAAGGCCGCTGAGACCATCAAGCACTTGCAAGGATTGATTGTTACTGAACAACGCACCTTACGCCCTCAATCACCAGTCAAGGCTAAGCCCGCCCCACAAGTGAATATCAAAAATGTTCAACTCTCATCACCACCCGCTTACAAACTTGGTGAACAAGTAGCAACTCGTTTAGCCTACGGCACAGCCTTAGCCAAGATCGGAGCTAACAATGACCGTGTTGTTGCTCTCGATGGAGACACCAAGAACTCAACCTTCTCTGACAAACTGAAGAATGCATTCCCAGAGCGATACATTGAGTGCTTTATTGCCGAACAGAATTTGGTTGGAGTTGCCATTGGTGCAGCTTGCCGTGACCGCACAATTGCATTTGCATCGACTTTTGCTACATTCTTCACCCGAGCCTTCGATCAAATCCGTATGGGAGCTATCTCCCAGACAAATGTCAACTTTGTCGGTTCCCATTGCGGTGTGAGTATTGGTGAAGACGGACCCAGTCAAATGGGTTTGGAAGACATCGCCATGTTCCGTACAGTTCCTGGTAGCACAATCTTCTACCCATCAGATGCTGTGAGTTGTGAAAGAGCTGTTGAATTGGCAGCAAACACAAAAGGAATTTGCTTCATTCGCACATCTCGTCCCAACACTGCCATCATCTATCCCAACGAAGAACCATTTGTCATTGGCAAGGGTAAAATTGTCAAGAAATCAGGTCAAGATCATGTCTTGCTGATTGGCGCTGGTATTACTTTGTACGAATGCTTGAAGGCTGCTGCTCTATTGGAAAAGAGCGGAGTTCACGCTCGTGTCTTGGATCCATTCACCATCAAGCCAATTGATGCTGCTTTGATTCTCGAGAATGGACGTGCCTGTGGCGGacgtattgttgttgttgaagaTCATTACCGAGAGGGTGGTCTTGGTGAAGCTGTGAGTGGTGTGGTTGCTGAACATCGTGACTTTGTGGTCAAACATTTGTACGTTCCAGCCGTACCAAGGTCGGGTCCATCTGATGTTCTCATCGATATGTTTGGTATCTCAGCTAATAAAATTGTCACTGCCGTTACTGAAGTTTTGAAGCTATAA